From Aspergillus chevalieri M1 DNA, chromosome 4, nearly complete sequence, a single genomic window includes:
- a CDS encoding uncharacterized protein (COG:M;~EggNog:ENOG410PKKZ;~InterPro:IPR002110,IPR020683,IPR036770;~PFAM:PF12796,PF00023,PF13637;~go_function: GO:0005515 - protein binding [Evidence IEA]) yields MPLLTLSNELLLEVANYLEWDSDINAFMQVSGRTYYLLSQRLFWHNVFWSESTAFEWALYRGYASVVEKALDAGAWTNIDYKTFSGPLDVAIHYGYADVVKVLLERGVDVDEDPTWIISSANGILEIGDKSPLFKALVRGHPDVLQVFFSFVKKSQGYDVGKRARPVRGGWHTYGINVTKAAAEQLMRDSAARGDLDSVKFLTKFLPSLINSEVEDTFGTAPIIQAVKNNQIEVLRFLLKAGVDPGRDIMFREDTPLYHAAQNGSVEAVQLLLDKGARLDPRMKYRQGGRGHSLEILETAVTNGHVKVAEILLRLIRTRSKSKSTLKDKDTLITAAAACGLADLVQEILDNVHKGYQKVEKGQRTFLSDNSRLKPLAVATQNGHKDVVSMLIDYGADMKDITSTSPLIRAVSSGHTEVVKLLLDKAVADLTETNIYNLPVRYLAHSKQCTHGFAALCHAVPFPSTFQVLLDKGAQPASRAEKLILVTEVVRFGSEKTAQILSKQGILLEASEIESAANEGAGEQSLDATFDDAIGQAARQRVEQPGEQSGGKALDPTAKTKAEQRKKGKARGKASKKIRSLIQEIGPNSQEVKDIMLSALVAGDARMVGYLCSQGCSPNHKWPGFSNDKMSSLEVAAMARFCEDTATTLDVLLHHGADINQLQGGWSINCPDDRYLTALKLLVERGADAAPHTSKWGLKVLKLASKMRCRRTTRFLLSESCNRGASFAVVQELIKFCEEHLKRGCDLKFEKVLTDAYWRSIYPVPREKTT; encoded by the coding sequence ATGcccctcctcaccctctCCAACGAACTCCTCCTAGAAGTCGCCAACTACCTAGAATGGGACAGCGACATAAACGCCTTCATGCAGGTCTCGGGCCGAACATACTACTTGCTATCACAAAGGCTGTTCTGGCACAACGTGTTCTGGTCTGAGAGTACAGCCTTCGAATGGGCTCTGTACCGCGGCTATGCATCGGTTGTCGAGAAAGCCCTTGACGCCGGGGCGTGGACAAACATTGATTACAAAACGTTTTCGGGTCCGCTGGACGTGGCAATACATTATGGATATGCCGATGTGGTGAAGGTGTTGCTAGAGAGAGGCGTTGACGTTGACGAGGATCCAACGTGGATTATTAGTTCGGCTAATGGGATACTTGAGATTGGGGATAAGTCGCCTCTATTTAAGGCGCTCGTGCGTGGTCATCCGGATGTGCTGCAGGTGTTTTTCTCGTTTGTGAAGAAGTCTCAGGGGTATGATGTTGGGAAACGAGCACGGCCAGTGCGTGGTGGGTGGCATACCTATGGGATAAACGTGACTAAAGCGGCTGCGGAGCAATTGATGAGGGATAGTGCTGCGAGGGGGGATTTGGATTCGGTGAAGTTCCTGACAAAGTTTCTACCCAGTTTGATCAACAGCGAGGTTGAGGATACGTTTGGTACCGCGCCGATTATTCAAGCCGTGAAGAACAATCAAATCGAGGTTCTTCGATTCTTGCTTAAAGCTGGCGTGGATCCAGGCCGGGATATTATGTTTAGGGAAGACACACCCTTGTACCACGCGGCGCAAAATGGTAGTGTCGAGGCTGTTCAGCTTCTGCTTGATAAAGGGGCTCGTTTGGATCCTCGTATGAAGTACCGGCAGGGCGGCCGCGGACATTCCCTGGAAATTCTGGAGACGGCTGTCACAAATGGGCATGTCAAAGTTGCTGAGATCCTATTGAGATTGATCAGGACCAGATCCAAGAGTAAAAGCACTCTTAAGGATAAGGATACTCTCATAACCGCGGCAGCAGCTTGTGGTTTGGCCGATCTTGTTCAGGAAATCCTTGACAATGTGCACAAAGGATATCAGAAAGTGGAAAAAGGCCAGCGAACATTCCTAAGCGATAATTCAAGACTGAAACCGCTTGCAGTGGCTACACAAAACGGCCACAAGGATGTCGTCTCAATGCTGATCGATTACGGCGCTGATATGAAGGACATCACCAGTACCTCACCACTCATCAGAGCTGTTTCAAGTGGTCACACTGAGGTCGTCAAATTGCTTCTCGATAAAGCTGTTGCGGATCTAACCGAGACCAACATTTACAACCTACCTGTTCGCTATTTGGCCCACTCAAAGCAGTGTACCCATGGTTTTGCTGCTTTGTGCCATGCAGTACCATTCCCGTCGACTTTTCAGGTACTTCTCGATAAAGGTGCTCAGCCCGCATCCAGAGCGGAGAAATTGATCTTGGTGACAGAAGTTGTGAGGTTTGGTAGTGAAAAGACGGCCCAGATACTTTCTAAGCAAGGCATCTTACTGGAGGCGTCCGAAATAGAGTCTGCGGCAAATGAAGGAGCAGGAGAGCAGTCACTTGATGCCACTTTCGACGATGCAATTGGACAAGCTGCCAGGCAGCGAGTTGAGCAACCAGGTGAGCAATCAGGCGGGAAGGCGCTCGATCCAACAGCAAAAACAAAAGCGGagcaaagaaagaaggggAAAGCAAGGGGAAAAGCGAGCAAAAAAATACGTTCACTCATTCAGGAAATCGGCCCGAATTCCCAGGAGGTGAAAGATATAATGTTAAGTGCTCTCGTGGCCGGTGACGCAAGAATGGTCGGCTACCTCTGTAGTCAAGGATGCAGTCCAAACCACAAATGGCCAGGGTTTTCAAATGACAAAATGTCGAGCCTGGAGGTAGCAGCAATGGCACGTTTTTGCGAAGATACAGCTACAACACTTGATGTGCTGCTGCACCACGGCGCCGATATAAACCAGTTGCAAGGaggctggagcatcaattgTCCAGACGACCGATACTTGACCGCACTGAAACTCCTTGTTGAGCGTGGAGCCGACGCGGCTCCGCATACGAGTAAATGGGGACTTAAGGTGCTGAAATTGGCATCAAAAATGCGATGTCGAAGAACTACTCGGTTTCTGTTGTCTGAGAGCTGTAATCGGGGTGCCTCTTTTGCTGTTGTTCAAGAATTGATAAAATTCTGTGAGGAGCATCTGAAACGGGGGTGTGACTTGAAATTTGAGAAGGTTCTGACAGACGCTTACTGGCGATCGATATATCCAGTTCCGAGGGAGAAGACTACCTGA
- a CDS encoding uncharacterized protein (SECRETED:SignalP(1-17)) has protein sequence MKLTGFALAGFLGAAVALPQPQVFGGAPGPVELSSSATPSSSAVPTSSAVVFKRQFGSSSSATPSSTSAIYKRQFGSSSATPSSTSAIYKRQVDSYPSSSTPIATSSAIYKREDPLFPPPPPYNFHPTPSSSATPSSSATPSSSATPSSSPSFFEKRQYGSIYVPSSSATPSSSATPTPSASALFEKRQFGWPTPSSSPVSSTPTSSSSVAVSTPLF, from the coding sequence ATGAAGCTCACCGGTTTTGCTCTCGCTGGTTTCCTCGGCGCTGCTGTCGCCCTCCCTCAGCCTCAGGTCTTTGGAGGTGCCCCTGGTCCCGTCGAGCTGTCGAGCTCTGCCACTCCCTCCTCTTCGGCTGTTCCTACCAGTTCTGCCGTCGTCTTCAAGCGCCAGTTCGGCAGCTCCTCTTCGGCCACTCCCAGCAGCACCTCCGCCATCTACAAGCGCCAGTTCGGCAGCTCTTCGGCCACCCCCAGCAGCACCTCCGCCATCTACAAGCGTCAGGTTGACAGCTACCCATCCTCTTCCACCCCCATCGCTACCAGCTCTGCCATCTACAAGCGCGAGGACCCTCtcttccctccccctcctccttaCAACTTCCACCCTACTCCTTCCTCGAGTGCCACTCCTTCCTCCAGCGCTACTCCCTCTTCGAGCGCTACTCCTTCCAgctctccttctttctttgagAAGCGCCAGTACGGTTCCATCTACGTCCCCTCGTCGAGCGCCACTCCCTCGTCGAGCGCTACTCCTACTCCTAGCGCCTCTGCTCTCTTCGAGAAGCGCCAGTTCGGCTGGCCCACTCCCTCCAGCTCGCCGGTCAGCAGCACCCCCACCAGCTCGAGCTCCGTCGCCGTCTCTACTCCTCTTTTCTAA
- a CDS encoding uncharacterized protein (COG:S;~EggNog:ENOG410Q2Z4), with protein MTSQLPPSNPNSSPDEMMDLEILQLQEELTRMRKQRALLQLRSEIAREQQLLAEAQQSLGLAELPAVPPERPVEQRLAERLPSERPRFNPPPDPWPRPIPPTNPTTEDVDELIRGIKRSHSESSNHNGGNELENVQEHRPAGQDNTGEEGQQPQEPISQQGSSGREKTQDEQEEDVEVPPTFTVKRQYRGASRKEYNLTIEFLQSHFAQYERYYASHERKIEEGLRHVVPDIERAWGFHVATDDQIEPTWPNFCNFLLSRIINLVDPAVARRQYYGRSQREDQTVREFSNHLGSWESNLEELLTEEQRIQNLWARVLPSVREEAMPFQYQSDRYQDHIAHLQTVESRMPSRAHMQKKIAAAAAAAARNKQNQKYGHQPHFPRSAPKYLRAKRPRMHNPTNHSMHNPTNHSMNNS; from the coding sequence ATGACCTCCCAATTACCCCCTAGCAATCCCAACTCCAGCCCCGACGAGATGATGGATCTGGAAATTCTCCAGCTACAGGAGGAATTGACCCGGATGCGGAAGCAACGAGCCCTGCTACAACTACGCAGTGAGATTGCGAGGGAACAACAACTGCTGGCCGAGGCCCAGCAGAGCCTCGGGTTGGCTGAGCTGCCAGCAGTCCCGCCAGAGCGGCCGGTAGAGCAGCGACTGGCAGAACGGTTGCCCTCTGAACGCCCTAGATTCAATCCGCCGCCTGATCCCTGGCCCAGACCGATTCCTCCGACAAATCCTACGACCGAAGACGTGGATGAATTGATCCGAGGAATCAAACGGTCGCATTCGGAGTCGAGCAATCACAATGGAGGCAATGAGCTGGAGAATGTGCAAGAGCACAGGCCCGCGGGACAGGATAACACGGGAGAGGAAGGGCAGCAGCCACAGGAACCTATTTCGCAGCAGGGATCGAGTGGGCGGGAAAAGACACaggatgaacaagaagaggaTGTGGAAGTTCCTCCTACATTCactgtcaagagacagtATCGGGGAGCGAGCCGAAAGGAGTATAATCTTACCATTGAATTTCTGCAGAGTCACTTTGCTCAGTACGAGCGCTACTATGCGTCACATGAGCGCAAGATTGAAGAAGGACTGCGGCATGTGGTCCCGGACATTGAACGAGCTTGGGGCTTTCATGTAGCTACCGATGACCAGATTGAACCCACATGGCCGAATTTCTGCAATTTCCTGTTATCAAGGATCATCAATCTTGTTGATCCTGCCGTCGCCCGGCGGCAGTATTATGGCCGGTCCCAGCGAGAAGACCAGACTGTGCGCGAGTTCTCAAACCACCTGGGGTCATGGGAATCAAATCTGGAAGAGCTCCTGACGGAGGAGCAGCGGATCCAGAACCTGTGGGCGCGCGTGCTGCCCTCGGTGCGGGAAGAGGCCATGCCTTTCCAGTACCAAAGCGACAGATACCAGGATCATATTGCGCATCTACAGACGGTGGAAAGTCGCATGCCATCGCGGGCGCACATGCAGAAGAAGatagctgctgctgccgccgccgcagccagAAATAAGCAGAACCAGAAATATGGTCACCAGCCACATTTTCCAAGAAGTGCGCCCAAGTATCTCAGGGCTAAAAGGCCGCGGATGCACAACCCCACAAATCACTCTATGCACAACCCTACAAATCACTCTATGAACAATTCTTAA
- a CDS encoding putative siderochrome-iron transporter (COG:G;~EggNog:ENOG410QE2S;~InterPro:IPR020846,IPR011701,IPR036259;~PFAM:PF07690;~TransMembrane:10 (i32-50o56-77i89-109o121-143i163-188o200-218i276-296o302-321i333-358o370-391i);~go_function: GO:0022857 - transmembrane transporter activity [Evidence IEA];~go_process: GO:0055085 - transmembrane transport [Evidence IEA]), translating to MLASLNTATSIIGAVFKPPIAKLSDVLGRAEAYLFTVCCYVISYILCAASKDFDTYAGGVILYSVGQSGITVLNAVLISDLSSMRWRGFAYNILYLPFLVTPWVSAFIIDSVVNGIGWRWGIGMFAILMPFCASLIIITLAVFQSRAKQSGLILKQRPTPYDFCSRIDLGGTLLLSGGFALLLIPITIASTTTSRWKTPWVDALIALGILSLVALYPYERYIAKHPVVPVRYFRVLAIVSSVCLTCIDNVGFGVTHTYLYAWSTVSRGFSARNAQFLTYTNGVMQALTGMVIGLIIYRLRSYKWILVAGAIIRLIGYGVMIRLRTNDSSIAELFIVQLVQGLGSGIIETIVIVASQIIVPHRELAQVTSLLMLSAFLGNGIGSAIAGGIYTDTLKSRLRARLGKEVSEGKLDKLYNSITGALPAWGSSERIAVNKAYSDVIG from the coding sequence ATGCTCGCCTCCCTAAACACCGCAACCAGCATCATCGGCGCGGTCTTCAAACCCCCAATCGCCAAACTCTCAGACGTCCTAGGACGTGCAGAAGCCTACCTCTTCACCGTTTGCTGCTACGTCATCTCATACATCCTCTGCGCCGCGTCCAAGGACTTCGACACCTACGCGGGAGGCGTCATCCTCTACTCCGTCGGACAGTCGGGCATAACCGTCCTCAACGCAGTCCTAATATCAGACCTATCCTCAATGCGCTGGCGCGGCTTCGCCTACAACATTCTCTacctccccttcctcgtcaCACCGTGGGTCTCCGCATTCATAATCGACAGCGTCGTCAACGGCATCGGCTGGCGCTGGGGAATAGGCATGTTCGCCATCCTCATGCCCTTCTGCGCCAGCCTCATCATAATCACCCTGGCTGTCTTCCAATCCCGCGCAAAACAATCAGGCCTCATCCTCAAGCAACGCCCAACACCCTACGACTTCTGCTCTCGCATCGATCTCGGCGGCACCCTGCTCCTCAGCGGCGGCTTCGCCCTCCTCCTTATCCCAATCACCATCGCATCTACAACAACCTCCCGCTGGAAAACACCCTGGGTAGACGCGCTCATCGCGCTAGGCATACTCTCCCTAGTAGCTCTGTACCCGTACGAGCGCTACATTGCCAAACACCCCGTCGTCCCCGTGCGCTACTTCCGCGTCCTCGCCATCGTATCCTCCGTCTGCCTCACCTGCATCGACAACGTCGGCTTCGGCGTCACACACACATACCTCTACGCCTGGTCGACCGTCTCGCGTGGTTTTTCCGCGCGCAACGCCCAGTTCCTAACCTACACCAACGGCGTCATGCAAGCGCTCACGGGCATGGTCATCGGGCTTATCATCTACCGTCTGCGCAGCTACAAATGGATTCTCGTCGCCGGTGCGATCATCCGATTAATTGGCTACGGTGTGATGATCCGGCTGCGCACGAACGACAGTTCCATTGCAGAACTCTTCATCGTACAGCTCGTGCAGGGATTGGGCAGCGGGATCATCGAGACAATTGTGATTGTGGCGTCGCAGATTATTGTCCCGCATAGGGAGCTTGCGCAGGTGACGTCGTTGCTTATGTTGAGTGCGTTTTTGGGAAATGGGATTGGGTCTGCGATTGCCGGTGGTATTTATACGGATACGTTGAAGAGCCGGCTAAGAGCGAGACTTGGGAAGGAGGTTAGTGAAGGGAAACTGGATAAGTTGTATAATTCGATTACGGGGGCGTTGCCGGCTTGGGGGTCGTCGGAGAGGATTGCTGTGAATAAAGCGTATTCGGATGTTATAGGGTAG
- a CDS encoding protein kinase domain-containing protein (COG:T;~EggNog:ENOG410PUX0;~InterPro:IPR000719,IPR011009,IPR008271;~PFAM:PF07714,PF00069;~go_function: GO:0004672 - protein kinase activity [Evidence IEA];~go_function: GO:0005524 - ATP binding [Evidence IEA];~go_process: GO:0006468 - protein phosphorylation [Evidence IEA]), with the protein MRHHHLSVQTDTPVASTTTPPATPSTPSKRDPDNLNRILHYTDSLDYHHHPDSSSPVQFGHGVWSAVYKASSLPAPPSTGALITPPASPASKNRIVAVKSPIRKDAHPVLESEARVLTRLTLSPGAERYIVPFLGFIPRSHALVMGAVPLALSSYITEAAVKAQEHRSTSNMFEPVLGKRRWINLARKLVSGLDWMHNTASVVHGDIKPHNILLRRVPAISDGGEEFVYEPLYADFSSAHDTCSAASSPAPGSALTPPFAAPELLSAAALKAPAGAPPTTASDVFSLAVTLLAAATGDLLLYPGTSHMQRLAMAREGHRVVEFARSGGNGMRVPRGGAVESVVKVAVCKQPEERVRAGEWVELMKSVE; encoded by the coding sequence ATGCGCCATCACCACCTCTCCGTCCAGACGGACACCCCCGTTGCATCAACCACCACTCCCCCGGCGACTCCCAGCACGCCCTCAAAGCGAGACCCCGACAATCTCAACAGAATCCTACACTACACAGACTCCCTcgactaccaccaccacccagaCTCCTCCTCCCCGGTCCAATTCGGCCACGGCGTCTGGAGCGCCGTCTACAAAGCCTCGTCCCTCCCCGCGCCCCCGTCTACAGGTGCCCTAATAACGCCACCCGCCTCCCCAGCCTCCAAAAACCGCATTGTCGCCGTAAAGTCTCCCATCAGAAAAGATGCGCACCCAGTGCTCGAATCCGAAGCAAGGGTTCTCACCCGCCTAACCCTCTCCCCCGGCGCGGAGCGCTACATCGTCCCGTTTCTGGGCTTCATACCCCGGAGCCATGCGCTGGTTATGGGCGCTGTGCCGCTAGCGCTGTCGAGCTATATAACAGAGGCAGCGGTTAAAGCGCAAGAGCACCGCTCGACGAGTAACATGTTCGAGCCCGTGCTGGGGAAGCGGCGGTGGATTAATCTCGCGCGGAAACTAGTCTCGGGACTTGACTGGATGCACAACACGGCCAGTGTTGTGCATGGGGATATCAAGCCGCATAATATTCTTCTGCGGCGGGTTCCTGCCATCAGCGATGGCGGGGAGGAGTTCGTGTATGAGCCCCTCTACGCGGACTTTTCTTCCGCGCATGATACTTGCTCCGCGGCGTCCTCGCCGGCGCCTGGGTCGGCGTTGACGCCGCCGTTTGCGGCACCGGAGTTGCTTTCCGCGGCTGCGTTGAAGGCGCCTGCTGGTGCTCCGCCGACAACTGCTTCTGATGTGTTTTCGTTGGCGGTGACGCTGCTCGCTGCTGCGACGGGTGATTTGCTCTTGTACCCTGGGACAAGTCACATGCAGAGACTTGCGATGGCGCGCGAAGGGCATCGGGTTGTTGAGTTTGCGAGGTCAGGTGGGAACGGGATGAGGGTTCCCCGGGGCGGTGCTGTAGAAAGTGTTGTCAAAGTTGCTGTTTGTAAGCAGCCTGAGGAAAGGGTGCGGGCTGGGGAGTGGGTGGAGTTGATGAAGAGTGTAGAGTAG
- a CDS encoding SRPBCC domain-containing protein (COG:S;~EggNog:ENOG410PT6J;~InterPro:IPR023393), with amino-acid sequence MAQSTPSLNGSDAVYYAYSSATTTAPAEKTWQTLIDTSTWPSWNSFCPRVTIRHQPGQHELSPILQNGTRMTFHVHMDPNSPAETDVYLVVTLFEPPEGGKTGRIAWSADYTASGTLPRFLLQAERVHEIEPFGEGRGSEVRNWEVQVGYAAYAVRWMYGRVVQEAFERWVQDLRSYVA; translated from the coding sequence ATGGCACAATCAACCCCGAGTCTCAACGGCAGTGACGCCGTCTACTACGCCTACAGctccgccaccaccaccgcgcCCGCCGAAAAAACCTGGCAAACCCTCATCGACACCTCCACCTGGCCATCATGGAACAGCTTCTGCCCACGCGTAACCATCCGCCATCAACCGGGCCAACATGAACTGTCCCCGATACTGCAGAACGGCACACGAATGACCTTCCACGTGCACATGGACCCCAACTCGCCCGCCGAAACGGACGTGTATCTCGTCGTCACGTTGTTCGAGCCGCCGGAAGGAGGTAAAACCGGTCGCATTGCATGGAGCGCCGATTACACTGCGTCAGGGACACTGCCGCGGTTTTTATTACAGGCGGAACGCGTGCATGAGATTGAACCATTCGGCGAGGGTCGCGGGAGTGAAGTCAGAAACTGGGAGGTGCAGGTTGGGTATGCGGCGTATGCGGTGCGGTGGATGTATGGGAGGGTGGTTCAGGAGGCGTTCGAGAGGTGGGTGCAGGATTTGAGGAGCTATGTTGCTTAG
- a CDS encoding esterase/lipase family protein (COG:S;~EggNog:ENOG410Q252;~InterPro:IPR002918,IPR029058;~PFAM:PF01674;~SECRETED:SignalP(1-19);~go_function: GO:0016787 - hydrolase activity [Evidence IEA];~go_process: GO:0016042 - lipid catabolic process [Evidence IEA]): MPSLRSIIATLTACSTATATLINDFSCKSSSHPNPVILLHGLGATGYEDINVLQYWLQGKDYCTFARTYGAYDGFPFLGGLKPIAESASEIAKYIQEVAEKTGAEKVDVVGHSEGALQTLYVPKFHSEVVPLIDKLVAIAPPTRGTDFAGLYKLAIDLGNNTKSAVDKALDTVGCQACSELVTGGEAIKKLNDGEPIVQEGNSLTVIASKHDELVTPVETSFVHEEGVRNVWVQDKCRFDIVGHIGEAYDPNVWNLVKNALDDTPDRDFVCVIGAPLK; the protein is encoded by the coding sequence ATGCCCTCCCTCCGCAGCATCATCGCAACCCTGACAGCCTGCTCCACAGCCACAGCCACCCTCATCAATGACTTTTCCTGCAAAAGCTCCTCCCACCCGAACCCCGTCATCCTCCTGCACGGCCTCGGCGCCACAGGCTACGAAGACATCAATGTGCTGCAATACTGGCTGCAAGGGAAAGACTACTGCACATTCGCGCGGACCTACGGCGCCTACGATGGCTTTCCGTTCCTGGGCGGTTTGAAGCCGATCGCCGAGTCCGCGAGCGAAATCGCGAAATACATCCAGGAAGTCGCGGAGAAGACTGGGGCAGAGAAGGTTGATGTGGTTGGACATTCGGAGGGCGCGCTGCAGACGCTTTACGTGCCCAAGTTCCATTCCGAGGTTGTGCCGTTGATTGATAAGTTGGTTGCGATTGCGCCGCCGACGAGGGGGACGGATTTTGCGGGGTTGTATAAGCTGGCGATTGATTTGGGGAATAATACCAAGAGTGCTGTGGATAAGGCGTTGGACACGGTGGGTTGTCAGGCGTGTTCGGAGTTGGTTACTGGGGGGGAGGCGATTAAAAAGCTGAATGATGGGGAACCGATTGTGCAGGAGGGGAATTCGTTGACCGTCATTGCGTCGAAGCATGATGAGTTGGTTACGCCGGTGGAGACGTCGTTTGTGCATGAGGAGGGAGTGAGGAATGTGTGGGTGCAGGATAAGTGTCGGTTTGATATTGTCGGGCATATCGGCGAGGCGTATGATCCGAACGTGTGGAATTTGGTGAAAAATGCGTTGGATGACACGCCGGACAGGGATTTTGTTTGTGTTATTGGGGCGCCGTTGAAGTAG
- a CDS encoding cell wall mannoprotein 1 family protein (InterPro:IPR021054;~PFAM:PF12296;~SECRETED:SignalP(1-22)), giving the protein MLPKRLLTILLASLTSLAPVSASPHTALSHSVSQLGSIQSHLSLLTEALDSYNGGVWGLLTLANRVNNAQSAIRGARLNLDQLPVLSGDDFENWAGSYEKLQPVILGALKTAHGKTDHFHKLGLKPVVAALVQGLIDERNGYKKTIEGKMSRENITAMVAHNEEVDKTVKFVFEALESV; this is encoded by the exons ATGCTCCCCAAACGCCTCCTCACAATCCTCCTCGCCTCCCTCACCTCCCTAGCTCCCGTGTCCGCCTCCCCCCACACGGCCCTCTCCCACTCCGTCTCCCAACTTGGCTCCATCCAATCCCACCTGTCCCTCCTAACCGAAGCCCTCGACTCCTACAACGGCGGCGTCTGGGGCCTCCTCACGCTCGCCAACCGCGTGAACAACGCACAGAGCGCGATACGTGGTGCTCGCTTGAACCTCGACCAGTTGCCCGTCCTCAGCGGCGACGATTTCGAGAACTGGGCGGGTAGTTATGAGAAGTTGCAGCCGGTTATTCTGGGGGCGTTGAAGACGGCGCATGGCAAG ACTGATCACTTCCACAAACTGGGTCTCAAGCCCGTTGTCGCGGCGCTGGTGCAGGGTCTTATTGATGAGAGAAATGGGTATAAGAAGACGATTGAGGGGAAGATGTCGAGGGAGAATATCACGGCGATGGTTGCGCATAATGAGGAGGTGGATAAGACAGTGAAGTTTGTTTTTGAAGCTTTGGAGTCGGTTTAG